Genomic DNA from Theobroma cacao cultivar B97-61/B2 chromosome 3, Criollo_cocoa_genome_V2, whole genome shotgun sequence:
CAATCTGATATATGCCTTAGGCTTTTGATTCTAGATTGTACCTACAAATATTCCATTCACCACCTTAGACTGTAATTTATCCCTTAACACATTAGGGACATGTTGATAAAAAATGCACCCAAAAACACGCAAGTGACTTACAGATGGCTTTCTTTTAAACCAATCTTCATATGGAGTCACAATTCTTAAAGCTCTTGTGGGGAGAATGTTCAGCAAGTATACAGCAGTATTAGCCGCTTCCACCCAAAATCTCTTTGGTAgctcattttcaaataatagACACATGTTCATTTCTATTAtagttctattttttctttcaacaactCTGTTCTGCTGAGGAGTGTAAGAGTTGTGAGTTGATGTTGAATCCTTTCCTTCTCAAGATATTGAGAGAACTCTAAAGACTTGTACTTTCCACCTTTGTCGGATTTAaggtttttagtttttctccCAGATTCTTGTTCAACCCTGGCCTTAAACTTCAGAAAAAGATCACAGACTTTGGATTtatgtttcataaaataaatccaacacATTCTAGAAGCATCATCAATGGATATCAGGAAAAATTTGCTTCCATTTAAAGATTCTTCACTTATAAGGCCTCTTACGTTAGTGTGTACCAGTTCAAGCTTCTTGGTTACGCTACTTGATCGAGTAGATGGAAAGGGCTTCCTAGTAGATTCCCCAAACTAACATGTACTACAAACTTGGTTTGGTTCAGTTAAGGAAGGCAGATTCTCCATCAAGCCTGACCTGTTAACTTGTACCAAGGAACCAAGATTACAATGCCTAAACCGTTTATGCCAAAGGGTTgtcatatttgattttcaaaaattggTTTTGGGGGGATTTTTTGAGTTGGTTTAGGGAGGCGTTTCTTTTTGTTTAGgatctttttttatatatataggatgcgtttttctatttttgtttctcaaaGGTTTAGGTGATTGCCTATGCCatgattttgggtttttttcctcctttgttcttgtGAGGCATTTTGGCCAAAGTTAGGGCTTTTGCTTGTAATTGAATAGGGACTTCTATCGCTTgtgatgaatgaatgaatatgcttcttacttttcaaaaaaacaaaaaaacatcttccaaattcaaaggaaaacattttcttttgttaagaACATTCATAACAAACTTACCTGATGGATCATACATAGTACAtgatttatctttaaaaagcAAAACATAACCATCATCCTTCATGTGGCCAACACTTAGGAGATTTTGAACAATATCAGGAACAAGCAACACTTTTCTGACATACTTAATTCCTAGGGAAGTTTAAATGTTGATTGTACCTTTCCTGACTACATATAGATACTTGCCATTGCCTATTTCAACATTGGATCGATGCAGAGTATCAGGTTCAACAAAGAGATCTTTGTTGGGGGCCATGTGATTTGAACAACCACTGTCCAACAACATTGATACGAGTTAACTACCTTGGGTTGTGTCAAGGTCATAAACAACTGCTCTTCAGCAACATCAGCCTTCTCACTTACTTGGGGTGCCTTATCATGCTTCTCTGGTTTATTTTTACATACCTTCTCAATGTGACCTAATTGGTTACATGCACAACACCTTACACTTGGTTTGAACCAGCAGTAGGCTACTGAATGATTCCTTTTCTTACAATGAGAGCACATCTGGAACTCGTTCTTCTTCCTATGAGTTTTGTTATATTGAACCATTCCTTATTCTTTCTCCTTCTAATCACCTGAGCCTTTTTTTATGCTTGATTCTTCTCATGCTTTTCCTTTCATCCTTGTAAATAAAAgcatttttaattgtattatCACTTTGCATTGCTCTCATTTACTCTGCAGCTTGGAGTGCATTCACTACATTAGTAAAAGTCAAGGTTGAAAGGTCCTTTGACCCTTCTAATGATGTAATCGTAGATTCAAATCTTTCTGGTAGAGACACAAGGATATTTTGGACTACATGGCTTTCAGAAATATTCTCTCTCAACAATTGCACTTGGTTCACCACTCGCATGATTTTGTTAATGTAGTCTTTAACATTTTCAATATATTTCATTCTCAAAGTCTCAAACTCCCTCAATAAATTCATCACCTACATCTGTTTTGTCTTCTTTGAGCCTTGGAATTCCTCTTTAAGTTTGTCTTATGCGTCCTTTGCTTATTTGAATCCTATTATTCTTGTAAATATGGCATCCGAAATAGCCCCATGGATACATGCTAGTGCTCTGTAGCGCTTAGCAATCTCCTTGTTATGTTGCTTAATTTGTACGAGGGTTGCCGTCTCTCTGAGGACAAATACTTCACCTCCACATTCTATGACATTCAAAAGGTCTTAGCTACGCAAATAGGCTTCCATCTTAACTGACcaaattgcataattttctccaTTGAAGTTTGGTGGAGATTAATGACTAAAAATATTGCTGGAGGTTATTTTGCATGaagatgtttttttttaaaaaaaaattagggaAATGGCTGTTTGATTATCTTATAAAGACAATTGCTAAGATCAAAATAAGCTCTAGATACCATGAAGATAAAATAAGGACATGAATAAAGTTTTTGTATGAAGCAACTGTTGGCGTACCAAACAAGGAATTTATAGAAGAGGagaaattattttgatgaaaggTACACTTTATTCTTATGAGATAGCCCTTATACACAAAAGAGATAGTTACATGCATAACACTAGTCAAGACTTGGATTCAAGTGTTAAGGCATGGATTACAAGTGTTAaaagaagtttgaaaacagTTTAACATGTAATAACTGCAAGTAACTGCATGTCATAATTCAATTATTCAGCACAGTACAGGTACAAAGGCACAGGCCATGCAAGCATTATTCTCAACAGTTACTGCCTGAAATCAACCATCGGCCCTTCCTTTTCTCTGGCATGTTTACTTTTTCTCACCAAAGTGTAGGcgtaaattagttaattgttaAACCTTACAGGCCTGACCTACTACTCCAGGCTTCGTGTATTCCATCTTTGAAAAAAAGACTAAACAAATCCAGGCTTCTTGTAACTTACCGCACATAACATTAGCCTTAATTTCTTGAAGTGCAGCCAAATCCAATTGCTACCCGCACTTATTCTCCTTATTCTTCCATAAGCTAGGACCTGGTCTGCGACCAGCTTGTACAATCACCATATTCAATGTTATATCCGACTCAAACTAGATGGAAGTAGAAACTTGTGAATTCTATAGCATTGGTCTTGCTTTTCTGACTTTTCATATAGAACTGGAGAATCTGGAATGATCTGTAATTACAAGATTAGGGACCCTATAAAAATGTCTGAGCTCTGAAGCATATGCTAAGAGACCAAGGCAAGCTCACCATCACCccaaaaattatgataaaaacCATGCTGTTGAGCTTCTCTATTTTTTCGTATCCCTTCATGATGGTTGCAAAATCCAGGCCCTGCAACTGAACTTTTATTCTCCTTTTTgcttataaatttatttgattctcAGCACGGcaacaatttatttcttttcgtACAATCACTACAGTGCCAGATTATATAAGCTTTTGAAAATTGCACTCCTTTCATCTGTTTCCAGCATTCCACACGCTGCCTTGGAAAATCCAAGGCAAATTGTAGTAATCAAGgcggaaaaaaaaattgttcgaagaaaaaagaaagcagaGAAAACATACTGGCCAATCGAGTTGTTGACTCATAGGCTAATGCGTCCAAATTTATTCATGTAAATAGTTAGATTactattcttttaaaaaaaaaaatatgagagGGTATGAGCAGCATTGTCCACTCTTTAATTGAATGATCGAGTTTGAAACCACGTTGCAGCTTCCAATGTGCTTCACTGTGTGCGCAGACGTTAATaagttttgttgttttttggTGTAAGCTGATCTTTAATGTACAGTGAGTCCAACATATGACATTATGGCCCATATTGATATAATGAAAACAAATCGCAAGCTGGCCTAAGTAGGGTTGGAGTTTGGACTTGAATAACTTTCGTTGGAATAGTCAAAAGTTGCAGCTATCTCACCCACAAAATCAATATCAGTCTTTCGAGTCAATACGAAAAAGCTAGGCAAAGAATATCCAACCTTTGGATCCTTTCTTTGCAAAGAAGTGTGTAGACGCCAAAGCAGGAAAATGCACGCCCCTGCTGCAGAGCATGTGTTGATAAAACATTACCTAGCGCTTTCTAAAATGAGTCCAAAAGGCATTGCATGCGAGTTCTTGTTCAATCATGAACAATTCTACAAATTTTTGGGGTCCCCCGTCATCCACAGCTTTTCTCCTCAATCATGGCCATTCCCACCAACACTCGCCTCGGCTCTAATTTTACTGTTCTAACATTTCTAAGACTCGAGAAACATAAGTACTGACAGTCtctgaaaattcaaaataaaacttttagtGTTTCACATtgaaatagatatttttaatattgtcAGAGGATATGTGAAATAAGTCACATAGACATACAAGCCCATTATTCTCAATTATCATAGCGTGTGCTCTGAGCACCTTCATTTAAACTCGTTTAGGTTCcgattagattttttttttttttttataaaaaacaagtaacaacaaaaatatcatccaaCCAAACTtagttaaataaaaagaaacttaATCTAACTCTTCTAGGAGTTATCTGTACATAAGGGATCACGCATTCACCAACTCACATGACTTGACATTACTAATTTCTTGATAAAAGTAACCACTTCATCTCCACCCAACACGTTTTGATAATTTCCATCACTCTCGTGGATCAAACATTAGACTCCATCCTTAAGAGCAGTGGAAAATGGTTAGATTTTcattctataaatataaaaagatgTACTATAAGAGTTTTAGACTTTTAAGAATTCctcttcttgttttttttcccttgaaaaaaacaaaagagaaacagATGTAGAAAAAAAGTCCCGAGAAAATTCTTGCCGTGGGGTCCGTCCCTCTCGAAGGTTTCACCAAGCACGTGATCCCCTTCGACACGTGCGTTTCCTTTCGCACGGGAACATTCTGGTCGGATCCAACCTTTCGTGGATCCACCATCAACCACCCCATAGCCAACCTAACACTACCTAAAACCGAACCGAATCAGTTACAAACCCTCTGATTCGCTCGGTGAAACTGCCGAAGCCATGGCGTGTCCTGATTCCCACGCTCATCGTCGCACCCCGCGTTCTGGCGATCCAACGGCTCCGATTTGATCATCTCACTCGCAGTTCCACTCCCACCAGGCTGCTGCAGCTGTAATTGCGTTTCGTCCTCCGCCGCCAAACTTTCCCCTACTTCCCTCGCGCGCTTCACGCCTCCAATCGGCACACCGAACAATCTCGGACTCGTCTCTTCGTCTTCTCCTTCTTCCGATAACCGCTTCACTGGCAACAAGTCCAACGGTTTGGTCGCCGCAAAGCTGCTCTCCGATTGAGAACTCGCGTAATTAGACATCAAATTGAATATATTATTGCACAAGCTCTTCATCTCCGCTAATTGTTTGTTAAGCTGCACGTTCTCTTTCCTCAATTTCTCGTTTTCTTCCCTGAGCTCCGCCGTAACTGATCCCGTTTGGCCCGGTCTCGAAGGCGATGATGTCGATGAAATGACCGGAGATTGCTCGTCTCCGGAATTCGATGGAGATATAATCGGTTTTGCTATTGGAATCGCTGTCATCGTAGACACCGTGATAGCCGCCGTAGTTGGCATCATGATCTTCCTACGCTGGATTTCGCATAAAAGCCGCTTTTCACCGCGTCGGAAACAATCGTTCGAGAATTCCCATCGATCAGGAACCACTTTTCTAAATCcctaaaaagaataataaaacaaaaaaaaaatcaacaaaataaagaaaatttgcATGTTTAAAACTTGGAGCGAGGAGATTAAATttgagagatttttttttttgtttttgtttttttgcttACGTAAGTATTAAGTTGACGAACGAAACTAGAGAAATTATTATGCTTGAAATATTTAGGAAGCAAATCACGAGCGAAAACCGTGGGGTTCCAAACGATGAAAGTAGATCCGTCGTCGTTCCACGAAATCACGTCGTCAATTGTGTGATCATCTACCAATTGATAAGTTTTTGTCAAAAACGGAGTGGGAACAGACCTCTGCGATTCTCCCGCCGCCGCGGTTGTCGCCTCTCCGTTTTGCTCCACTGGCGGCGGAGCCATCAACGGCACAAATATCTTCCTtatttaaggttttggaaatcaatgaagatattttttttgtttctttgggAGCAAGAGGTGGAGAGGATCTGGTGAAGAATTCTAGAAGGTTCGCCTTTTATGGGATGAGGAAACagataagagaaagagaaaaaatatggCAAACGAAGGCagaatgaaaaggaaaaaaagaagagaggaaACAACGAGAAGCTACGTTACGTCTCGTCGAGAAACTTCCTGTTCGATGTTCTCTTTATACGTGGCAACCCGTGAGTGGGTAccactcttttatttttttctttcttggaaTTTACTGTGGGATCTGTACCATCTCTTACGTTTATTGAAACTACTACCAAGCCCACAGCttgacttttttttctctttggtttttcagAAGAAATTTAATCACGTTTGAGGGTTTGCTTGTTaatccaaaaataatttatgaaaaaaattatgtaaaatattttataaaaaatataatttttttatttaaataaactatgacttttttttaatgaaaataaggttttacttttcaaaataaattcccATCTCATCATTTCTTCATCGTAATACTATAAAAACATCCATATTCATTAATTGTATAAActctaatttttaaaaaaatttccatcTCATCCTTTCGTTAtcataagattataaaaatatctacaTTCATTAATTACACAAATAATCAACaacttatatttataaatatgtattcaTTAACTGATAAttgttgaaatattttttgttatcattattagtaaaatttattcaatttataagtaaaaaaattaattgagttgaatgatttcattaaaaaatattttttttcattttaataatacttaataatttaaattaaaaaattgaaagttaaatattaatatttaattttaaaaaatattttaaattaaatattaatattttccaAACTTATATTAACCGgtaattaacataaaattttatgccCAACAAGAAATTGGCAGTTTGTTGGATTGATTAGAGTAATACCAAGGAAATgatattcataaaaatatatatatgatattagagtaatataattataataattaagaatattttgctatttaAAGATATCATCTTCCTATTTAATCTAGCAATAACAAAATACCCAATCTTTAATTTAGATTGTACTTGAGCATTTAATCTGCTAAGTGCATGTAAGTGAGCCCCTAATTTCAATCCAAGTTAAATTGTTGTTTGACCTAAGCTTTAATGTTTAGGAGTACAGAATTTGTTCCAAAGGTTAGGCAAAGCAGCCACCAATAATTGATAAGGccaaacctttttttttttttttttttgtctctcCTAATCGAGTGTGTGAGAGTTGATGAAAATATCGGAATTCACGGTTGATTCCTAAGCAGACGTTAACTTGTCAGTATTCAGTAGTAGCTCTAAGATTCCAAGGGACAAAAAGTAGCTGGGCTGGGAGGGAGGGAGGGGGGGGATGAAAAGCTGTTTTCATTAAAAGTGTT
This window encodes:
- the LOC18605523 gene encoding heat stress transcription factor B-2a; amino-acid sequence: MAPPPVEQNGEATTAAAGESQRSVPTPFLTKTYQLVDDHTIDDVISWNDDGSTFIVWNPTVFARDLLPKYFKHNNFSSFVRQLNTYGFRKVVPDRWEFSNDCFRRGEKRLLCEIQRRKIMMPTTAAITVSTMTAIPIAKPIISPSNSGDEQSPVISSTSSPSRPGQTGSVTAELREENEKLRKENVQLNKQLAEMKSLCNNIFNLMSNYASSQSESSFAATKPLDLLPVKRLSEEGEDEETSPRLFGVPIGGVKRAREVGESLAAEDETQLQLQQPGGSGTASEMIKSEPLDRQNAGCDDERGNQDTPWLRQFHRANQRVCN